From the genome of Mycetocola spongiae, one region includes:
- a CDS encoding histidine phosphatase family protein — protein sequence MDLTLIRHGQTDWNRDRRLQGATDIQLNNTGREQARAAAARLNDSFDVVVSSPLGRAQETAQLLAEGLNAPRGGVFEAITERGFGEAEGATREDVAERWPDGLYPGMETREETLERGLRGLEEIALAHPGQNVLAVSHGALIRLVASELRGTQHGPLDNLATVRLRRTAEGWSVLPAEGAGEDGKRASA from the coding sequence ATGGACCTCACCCTCATCCGCCACGGCCAGACCGATTGGAACCGCGACCGCCGCCTCCAGGGCGCGACCGATATTCAGCTGAATAACACCGGACGCGAGCAGGCCCGCGCGGCCGCCGCCCGCCTGAACGACTCCTTTGACGTGGTGGTGAGCTCCCCGCTGGGACGCGCGCAGGAAACCGCGCAGCTGCTCGCGGAGGGCCTGAACGCGCCCCGCGGCGGGGTTTTTGAGGCGATCACGGAGCGCGGCTTTGGGGAGGCCGAGGGTGCCACCCGCGAGGATGTTGCTGAGCGCTGGCCCGATGGGCTCTATCCGGGCATGGAAACGCGCGAGGAAACCCTCGAGCGCGGGCTGCGAGGTCTTGAGGAGATCGCGCTCGCCCATCCCGGCCAGAACGTGCTTGCGGTCAGCCACGGAGCGCTGATTCGCCTCGTCGCGAGTGAGCTGCGCGGCACCCAGCACGGTCCGCTGGATAATCTCGCGACCGTGCGGCTGCGGCGCACCGCCGAGGGCTGGAGCGTGCTGCCCGCGGAGGGCGCGGGGGAGGACGGCAAGCGGGCCTCCGCATGA
- a CDS encoding VIT1/CCC1 transporter family protein, with amino-acid sequence MATQESASASSPHPGEQHGEGLQSRLNWLRAGVLGANDGIVSTAALVVGVAGATTAVAPVLLAGVAGLVGGAVSMALGEYVSVSSQRDSERALIAKETWELETMPEEELAELEEIYRARGLSPETARTVARELTAHDPLAAHLDAELRLDPGDVANPWAAAGASAVSFTIGALLPLLAILLPPAELRIPVTFIAVLLALALTGAVGARLGGSHWLRPTLRVVVGGALALLATFAIGSLLGTDVLG; translated from the coding sequence ATGGCCACACAGGAAAGTGCATCCGCCTCGTCCCCGCATCCCGGCGAACAGCATGGCGAGGGCCTGCAGAGCCGCCTCAACTGGCTGCGCGCGGGGGTCCTCGGCGCCAATGACGGAATCGTGTCCACCGCCGCGCTTGTGGTGGGTGTGGCCGGCGCCACCACCGCGGTGGCCCCCGTGCTGCTCGCGGGCGTCGCGGGACTGGTCGGCGGGGCCGTTTCGATGGCGTTGGGCGAATACGTCTCGGTGTCCAGCCAGCGCGATAGCGAGCGCGCCCTGATCGCCAAGGAGACGTGGGAGCTGGAGACCATGCCCGAGGAGGAGCTGGCCGAGCTGGAGGAAATCTACCGGGCGCGCGGCCTCTCCCCCGAGACCGCGCGGACCGTGGCCCGCGAGCTCACCGCACACGATCCCCTCGCCGCCCATCTCGACGCCGAGCTGCGCCTGGATCCGGGCGATGTCGCCAATCCCTGGGCCGCGGCCGGGGCCTCCGCCGTCTCCTTTACCATCGGCGCACTCCTGCCGCTGCTGGCCATCCTCCTGCCCCCCGCCGAGCTGCGCATCCCGGTCACCTTTATTGCCGTATTACTGGCGCTCGCGCTGACCGGTGCCGTGGGCGCCCGGCTCGGCGGCAGCCACTGGCTCCGCCCCACCCTGCGGGTTGTGGTGGGCGGCGCACTCGCGCTATTGGCCACATTTGCGATCGGCTCACTCCTGGGCACCGACGTCCTCGGTTAG
- a CDS encoding YhgE/Pip domain-containing protein, with the protein MSFSLPGLELSRMRRSTMTWLAITLVLLIPAIYGTLLVLSSWDSANRVSALPAVIFSGDEPVEVATPDGSTQKISAGSELISTLTGKEDAGFAWDTAESASAARAGLERGDYYAAILVPRNFSASIGSSTGEDPTRAQLTVLSNDANGYVVGQVTRAVSIAVRAELSSSIAERYLQNVFVGFSTVREGMDAAAEGASRVSEGGAQARDGGAQLVVGLGTLRAGADRLAAGLDALSAGNGQLSAGMDLMRSETAAMPAQIDQMAEGSGLLLEGSRRVAEGAGGVAEGAQRVNEGSATLAAGTGALVEGSGQLTAGAAELAPGAAQLAGGTAQLAAGSAELREKTATLAPGAAELAAGSEKLAVGLRKISQLTHGITGLAPIGLVDAIMKVTEGAGFDTIADGAERIAAGAATLNEGAPALRDGIIRLDDGTQQANAGAQRLSAGAEKLHTGALALNEGIGRVDEGAQRLHEGADRLGVGTRELGSGSALLAEKMGLLDAGVRTLHEKTPELVGGIGKATDAASLLAAGSRRAQSGSTELAAGALRAETGAQTLDEGLGRLAEGSAELATKLGDGAQKVPSYSAEQGQKLASVVAAPVQTTETKTHAAPHYGQGMAPFFIPMALWIGGIALFFLVRPLSARAVASAAGPWRVALSGALPGMLCGAVQGLALAIVLEAVIGLSAAHALASGAFIVLIGIVFTLYNHVCLALLGGRGRIVSLLLLILQLASCAGTYPAATSPGFFQAIAPFLPMTYATEGIRHLVTGDLSPAVLGDVLALLVFMAIGLGLVVLAVVLGRNWSIARLHPTLKL; encoded by the coding sequence ATGAGCTTTTCACTGCCCGGGCTGGAACTCTCCCGGATGCGACGCTCCACGATGACGTGGCTAGCCATCACCCTGGTACTCCTGATTCCCGCGATCTACGGCACCCTCCTGGTGCTCTCCAGCTGGGACTCCGCCAATCGCGTCTCGGCCCTCCCCGCCGTGATCTTCAGCGGGGACGAACCCGTGGAGGTGGCCACCCCGGACGGCTCCACCCAAAAAATCAGCGCCGGAAGCGAACTCATCTCCACGCTCACCGGCAAGGAGGACGCGGGCTTTGCCTGGGATACCGCGGAATCGGCCTCCGCGGCCAGGGCGGGCCTGGAACGCGGCGATTATTATGCGGCCATCCTTGTGCCCCGAAACTTCTCGGCCAGCATCGGCTCCAGCACCGGGGAGGATCCCACGCGCGCCCAGCTCACCGTACTGAGCAACGATGCCAACGGATATGTAGTGGGCCAGGTCACCCGGGCGGTCTCCATCGCGGTGCGCGCTGAACTCTCCTCCTCGATCGCGGAACGCTATCTGCAAAACGTTTTTGTGGGCTTCAGTACGGTGCGCGAGGGCATGGACGCCGCCGCCGAGGGCGCCTCCCGGGTGAGCGAGGGCGGGGCCCAGGCCCGGGACGGCGGCGCGCAGCTGGTGGTGGGCCTCGGCACGCTGCGGGCGGGGGCCGACCGCCTGGCCGCGGGCCTGGACGCGCTCTCCGCGGGCAACGGCCAGCTCAGCGCGGGAATGGACCTGATGCGTTCGGAGACCGCGGCGATGCCCGCGCAGATCGACCAGATGGCCGAGGGCTCGGGGCTGCTGCTGGAGGGCAGCCGGCGCGTGGCCGAGGGCGCGGGCGGCGTGGCCGAGGGCGCCCAACGGGTCAACGAGGGCAGCGCGACGCTGGCCGCGGGCACCGGAGCGCTGGTGGAGGGCTCGGGGCAACTCACCGCGGGAGCCGCCGAGCTCGCCCCGGGCGCCGCGCAGCTCGCGGGTGGCACGGCGCAGCTCGCCGCGGGCAGCGCGGAACTGCGCGAGAAAACCGCGACGCTGGCGCCCGGGGCCGCGGAACTGGCCGCGGGCTCGGAGAAACTCGCGGTGGGGCTGCGGAAGATCTCGCAGCTCACCCACGGCATCACCGGGCTGGCCCCGATCGGCCTGGTGGACGCCATCATGAAGGTCACCGAGGGTGCGGGTTTTGATACCATCGCCGATGGCGCGGAGCGCATCGCCGCGGGCGCGGCCACGCTAAACGAGGGAGCACCCGCCCTGCGCGATGGAATTATTCGTCTGGATGACGGCACCCAGCAGGCCAATGCCGGCGCGCAGCGGTTGAGCGCGGGTGCGGAAAAACTGCATACCGGGGCGCTCGCCCTGAACGAGGGCATCGGCCGCGTGGACGAGGGCGCGCAGCGGCTGCACGAGGGCGCGGATCGGCTCGGGGTCGGCACGCGCGAGCTGGGCTCCGGCAGCGCGCTGCTGGCCGAAAAAATGGGGCTGCTCGACGCGGGGGTGCGCACGCTGCATGAAAAAACCCCGGAACTGGTGGGCGGAATCGGCAAGGCTACCGATGCGGCCTCGCTCCTGGCCGCGGGATCCCGGCGGGCGCAGAGCGGCTCCACCGAGCTGGCCGCGGGGGCCCTGCGCGCCGAGACCGGGGCGCAGACACTGGACGAGGGGCTGGGTCGGCTCGCGGAGGGCTCCGCCGAGCTGGCCACGAAGCTCGGCGACGGGGCCCAAAAGGTGCCCTCCTATAGCGCCGAGCAGGGGCAAAAACTCGCCTCCGTGGTGGCCGCGCCCGTGCAGACCACCGAGACCAAAACCCATGCCGCCCCGCATTATGGCCAGGGAATGGCGCCGTTTTTTATCCCGATGGCGCTGTGGATCGGCGGAATCGCGCTGTTCTTCCTGGTACGGCCGCTCTCGGCCCGCGCGGTGGCCTCCGCGGCGGGGCCGTGGCGGGTCGCGCTGAGCGGCGCGCTCCCGGGCATGCTCTGTGGTGCCGTGCAGGGGCTCGCCCTGGCGATCGTCCTGGAGGCCGTGATTGGGCTCTCGGCGGCGCATGCCCTCGCGAGCGGCGCGTTTATCGTGCTGATCGGGATCGTCTTTACCCTGTATAACCACGTATGTTTGGCGCTGCTGGGCGGCCGCGGCCGGATCGTGTCGCTCCTGCTGCTGATCCTGCAACTCGCGAGCTGCGCGGGCACCTATCCCGCCGCCACCTCGCCGGGGTTCTTCCAGGCGATCGCGCCGTTCCTGCCGATGACCTATGCCACCGAGGGGATCCGCCACCTGGTCACGGGGGATCTCTCTCCCGCGGTGCTGGGGGACGTGCTGGCGCTGCTGGTCTTTATGGCCATCGGGCTGGGGCTCGTGGTGCTGGCAGTGGTGCTGGGCCGAAACTGGAGCATCGCCCGGCTGCATCCCACGCTGAAGCTCTAG
- a CDS encoding ATP-binding cassette domain-containing protein, with translation MHQVDSAFTELFDPDHDGRRGEGEEATPALSLRGLRLPGTRTGPPGLSVDVAAGDALVLCGGHAAGKTLTLLALAGRARGFCGEAEVLGQGLRSRPGRVRALVALAEHPVIAPLDEDLSVERNLAAALTLRRIPPWPVVGRAAVRDALAEINAALGYAREFTRRVLGLPHTPLPELDGASLVEDLPPLARVLLGIEAARAARAPILAVDDLDVLRERPDRMAAWAYLLLRGRQSPADTPIITAQDDTELLALCAGVPPESRRRVHLLRLEDPAAGDVLAAETNEGKKS, from the coding sequence ATGCACCAGGTGGATTCCGCGTTCACGGAACTCTTTGACCCAGATCACGACGGGCGGCGGGGGGAGGGTGAGGAGGCCACTCCCGCGCTGTCCCTGCGCGGGCTGCGACTGCCCGGCACCCGCACCGGGCCGCCGGGGTTGAGCGTGGACGTGGCGGCGGGCGATGCCCTGGTGCTGTGCGGCGGGCACGCGGCCGGAAAAACCCTGACCCTGCTGGCCCTCGCCGGGCGGGCCCGCGGCTTTTGCGGGGAGGCCGAGGTGCTTGGCCAAGGCCTGCGCTCCCGTCCCGGGCGTGTGCGCGCCCTGGTGGCCCTCGCGGAGCATCCCGTGATCGCCCCACTCGATGAGGATCTCTCGGTCGAGCGCAACCTCGCCGCGGCACTGACCCTGCGGCGCATCCCGCCGTGGCCGGTTGTGGGGCGCGCGGCGGTGCGCGATGCACTCGCGGAGATAAACGCGGCGCTGGGCTATGCGCGGGAATTCACCCGGCGCGTGCTGGGGCTCCCGCATACCCCGCTGCCCGAGCTGGACGGTGCCTCGCTCGTGGAGGATCTGCCCCCGCTGGCCCGCGTGCTGCTGGGCATCGAGGCGGCCCGCGCGGCGCGCGCCCCGATCCTGGCCGTGGACGATCTGGACGTTTTGCGCGAGCGACCCGACCGGATGGCCGCGTGGGCCTATCTGCTGCTGCGCGGGCGGCAATCACCCGCGGATACCCCGATCATCACGGCCCAGGACGATACAGAGCTGCTGGCGCTATGCGCGGGGGTGCCGCCGGAGAGCCGGCGGCGCGTGCACCTGCTGCGTCTGGAGGACCCCGCGGCGGGCGACGTGCTCGCCGCCGAAACTAACGAAGGGAAAAAATCATGA
- a CDS encoding sulfite exporter TauE/SafE family protein — translation MSGETRGWARPLWLILIGLIAGFLSGLFGVGGGILIVPALIFLLGMGQKISAGTSLAAIVPTSLVGVITYATHGHVDWIAGLILSAGSVLGAQLGSYLLQRVPRRALQWGFIGFLLIVIVQLFLVIPERGQGITLGVGVVLGLIALGLVVGVLSGLLGIGGGIVIVPMLVMLFGASDLVAKGTSLLMMVPTALSGTVGNLVRRNVDLRAAALIGLAACLTTALGGTVAALITPLAANLLFAAFLAVILLRMVAQAVSKK, via the coding sequence ATGAGCGGGGAGACGCGCGGCTGGGCCCGCCCGCTGTGGCTGATCCTGATCGGTCTGATCGCCGGATTCCTCTCGGGCCTCTTTGGCGTGGGGGGCGGCATCCTTATTGTGCCCGCCCTGATTTTCCTGCTGGGCATGGGGCAGAAGATCTCCGCGGGCACCTCGCTTGCGGCCATCGTGCCCACCTCGCTGGTGGGGGTGATCACCTATGCAACCCACGGGCATGTGGACTGGATCGCGGGCCTGATCCTCTCGGCGGGTTCCGTGCTGGGCGCGCAGCTGGGCAGCTATCTCCTGCAGCGGGTGCCCCGGCGCGCACTGCAATGGGGGTTCATCGGCTTCCTGTTGATCGTGATCGTGCAGCTTTTCCTGGTGATCCCCGAGCGCGGCCAGGGCATCACCCTGGGCGTCGGGGTTGTGCTGGGACTGATTGCGCTGGGCCTGGTCGTGGGGGTGCTCTCGGGCCTGCTGGGCATCGGTGGCGGAATCGTGATCGTCCCGATGCTGGTGATGCTTTTTGGGGCGAGCGACCTCGTGGCCAAGGGAACCTCGCTGCTGATGATGGTGCCCACGGCGCTCTCGGGCACGGTGGGCAACCTGGTGCGCCGCAATGTGGACCTGCGGGCGGCAGCGCTGATTGGCCTCGCTGCCTGCCTGACCACGGCGCTCGGTGGCACCGTGGCCGCGCTGATCACCCCGCTCGCCGCGAATCTCCTTTTTGCCGCGTTCCTCGCGGTGATTCTGCTGCGCATGGTCGCGCAGGCGGTCTCCAAAAAATAA
- the rfbB gene encoding dTDP-glucose 4,6-dehydratase, which produces MSRLLVTGGAGFIGSNFVHHVLATTDHSVTVLDKLTYAGNRASLAGLPEDRFELVVGDIQDAALVDELFARHDAVVHYAAESHNDNSLNDPRPFLDTNIIGTYVLLEAARKHNIRFHHISTDEVYGDLELDDPNKFTSDTPYNPSSPYSATKAGSDLLVRAWVRSFGVQATISNCSNNYGPYQHVEKFIPRQITNVLRGERPKLYGTGENVRDWIHANDHSSAVLTILEKGVIGETYLIGADGEKNNKEVVELILTQLGQSADAYDHVNDRPGHDLRYAIDSSRLRDELGWEPAYSDFESGLASTIEWYRDNEAWWAPEKDATEAKYVAQGQ; this is translated from the coding sequence GTGTCCAGACTTCTCGTAACCGGCGGAGCCGGCTTTATCGGCTCCAATTTTGTCCACCATGTCCTCGCCACCACCGATCACTCGGTCACGGTGCTGGATAAGCTCACCTACGCCGGAAACCGCGCCTCGCTGGCCGGTCTCCCGGAAGACCGCTTTGAGCTGGTCGTTGGTGACATCCAGGACGCCGCACTCGTTGATGAGCTCTTCGCTCGCCACGACGCGGTGGTCCACTATGCTGCGGAGAGCCACAACGATAACTCGTTGAATGACCCGCGCCCGTTCCTCGATACCAATATCATCGGCACCTATGTGCTGCTCGAGGCGGCCCGCAAGCATAATATTCGCTTCCACCACATCTCCACCGATGAGGTCTACGGAGACCTCGAGCTGGACGATCCGAATAAGTTCACCTCGGATACCCCCTATAACCCCTCGAGCCCGTACTCGGCCACCAAGGCCGGTTCGGATCTGCTCGTGCGCGCGTGGGTGCGTTCCTTTGGTGTGCAGGCCACCATCTCAAACTGCTCCAATAACTACGGCCCCTATCAGCACGTGGAGAAGTTCATCCCGCGCCAGATCACCAATGTGCTGCGCGGCGAGCGGCCCAAGCTGTATGGCACGGGCGAGAATGTGCGCGACTGGATTCACGCCAATGACCACTCCTCGGCCGTGCTGACCATCCTGGAAAAGGGTGTCATCGGCGAGACCTATCTCATCGGTGCCGACGGGGAGAAGAATAATAAGGAGGTTGTGGAGCTGATCCTCACGCAGCTCGGCCAGAGCGCCGATGCCTATGATCACGTGAACGATCGTCCCGGCCACGACCTGCGCTATGCCATCGACTCCTCGCGCCTGCGCGATGAGCTCGGCTGGGAGCCGGCCTATTCCGATTTTGAATCGGGCCTGGCCTCCACCATCGAGTGGTACCGCGATAACGAGGCCTGGTGGGCACCCGAAAAGGATGCCACCGAGGCAAAATACGTGGCCCAGGGTCAGTAG
- a CDS encoding helix-turn-helix domain-containing protein — translation MGEEEPTGIACHLDALLGERGLSLAELSRLTGITVANLSVLKNNRARAVRFSTLRALCRALDCTPGELFTLDGE, via the coding sequence GTGGGGGAGGAGGAGCCCACCGGGATCGCCTGCCACCTGGACGCCCTGCTCGGAGAGCGCGGGCTGAGCCTCGCCGAGCTCTCCCGGCTCACCGGCATCACCGTGGCCAATCTCTCGGTACTCAAAAATAATCGCGCCCGCGCCGTGCGTTTCTCCACGCTGCGTGCGCTGTGCCGGGCCCTGGACTGCACGCCCGGCGAACTCTTCACCCTCGACGGGGAATAA
- a CDS encoding inositol monophosphatase family protein yields MRTMSSHELRDLVRDIATEAATLARTRREEGVSIAASKSSPEDVVTAADREVEAFIRGRISELRPADGFFGEESGAEKGSSGLTWVVDPIDGTVNYLYGIPNYAVSIAVVEGEPDPATWTALAGAIVNPAAGETYEVGRNEGATLNGVTLFREAHVEVPLALLSTGFSYSAERRMWQTGIMQQMMGRVRDYRRMGAASLDIVSVPAGRADAYYEVGTKPWDHAAGVLIAREAGIRVEGLHGSPAGAEMVLAALPGLFEPIHDLLVEFGAEG; encoded by the coding sequence ATGAGAACTATGTCTTCTCACGAACTTCGGGATCTTGTCCGCGATATTGCCACCGAGGCCGCCACCCTGGCCCGTACCCGCCGCGAGGAGGGTGTGAGCATTGCCGCGAGCAAGTCCTCCCCGGAGGATGTGGTGACCGCCGCGGACCGCGAGGTGGAGGCGTTTATTCGCGGCCGCATCTCCGAGCTGCGCCCCGCCGATGGATTTTTTGGTGAGGAGAGCGGTGCCGAGAAGGGCAGCTCGGGCCTGACCTGGGTGGTGGACCCGATCGACGGCACCGTGAACTATCTTTATGGCATCCCCAATTATGCGGTGAGCATCGCCGTGGTGGAGGGCGAGCCCGATCCCGCCACCTGGACCGCGCTGGCCGGGGCCATCGTGAACCCCGCCGCGGGCGAAACCTATGAGGTAGGCCGCAACGAGGGCGCGACGCTGAACGGCGTGACGCTCTTCCGCGAGGCCCATGTTGAGGTGCCCCTGGCGCTGCTGTCCACGGGCTTCTCCTATTCGGCCGAGCGCCGGATGTGGCAGACCGGCATCATGCAGCAGATGATGGGCCGCGTGCGCGATTACCGCCGGATGGGCGCCGCCTCGCTGGATATCGTCTCGGTGCCCGCGGGACGCGCGGACGCCTATTATGAGGTGGGCACCAAGCCCTGGGACCATGCCGCCGGTGTGTTGATTGCGCGCGAGGCGGGCATCCGGGTTGAGGGCCTGCACGGGTCTCCCGCCGGTGCCGAGATGGTACTGGCCGCCCTGCCCGGTCTGTTTGAGCCGATTCATGACCTGCTGGTCGAGTTTGGCGCCGAGGGGTAG